The sequence TGTTGCGCAACTGGAACAGTTTCTGTTGGTTGGGTGGCGATCATATTCTGGATACACACGTACACAATATTGATATTGTAAACTGGTTTATGGGAAAAACTCCCGAATCAGCCATTGGTTTTGGAGGACGCCACCGCAGATTAACCGGTGATCAGTACGATTTCTTCAGCATCGATTTCGATTTTGGAAATGGTATTTCGTCGCACAGTTTCTCGCGCCAGATTGATGGTTGTGCCAACCAGCTTGGCGAGGTGATTATGGGAACAGAAGGTTATACCAACTGTAAAAATACAGTCTTCAATCACGATGGATCTGTAAAATGGACTTACGAATATCCGAAAAATAAAGATGGCCGTTCTACAGGTGTTGTTGCTGTTTCGCCTTACGTGCAGGAGCATATTCATCTGGTAACTTCTATCCGTACAAACAAACCGGTTGTTGAGGCGCACCGTACTGCCGAGTCTACATTGACCGCGGTAATGGGAAGAACTGCCGCTTACACCGGACAAAAAGTAACCTGGGAGGAAATGATGACCTCGAACGAAAAATTAGGTCCGGATAAATACGAGATGGGCCCGGTTGATATGGAATTCCCGATACCAAAACAAGGAACGCAGCATAAAGCATAAAAATAGCATATGAAGCTATCTGTTGTCATACCATTATTTAACGAAAGCGCCGTGTTATCGCTGTTGATAACCGAGGTGCACCAGAACCTGGTGGCTTTGGGCGAGGCTTTCGAAATAGTGTGTGTTGACGACGGAAGTACTGATGATACGCTTAATCAACTTCTTCAAATAAAATCGGAGAAGAAAGAGTTGAAAGTAGTGGCCTTATCACGAAATTTTGGACTGCAGGCTGCAATTGCCGCAGGTTTGGAATATACAATTGGTGAGTTTGTGGTGGTAATGGATGGCGATATGCAGGATCCGCCGGAGTTGATAAAAGAGCTTTACCAAAAGGTACAGGAAACAAAAGGAGACGTAGTGTCTGCAGTTCGTTCGGAACGTGGCGAAAAGCTAAGTAAGCGCTTTTATATCAATATTTTTCATAAAATTTTCAGGAATATTTCGGATGAGAAACAGCTGGAGCAAGCCGGTAATTTTTGCATTATGAGCCGCAAAGCTGTTTCAGCGATTTTGAAATTTACAGAGCACAGTCGTTATTTTCCTGGCATCCGCAATTTTATCGGATTTCAGCACGATACGATTATTTACGATCGGCCTGAACGCGCTGAAGGAATAGCGAAAATGAGTAGCAAGAAATTGTTCTCGCTGGCCGCCGATGCCATTTATTCGTTCTCAAAATGGCCCATAAAACTGTGTTTGTATTTGGGATTACTCGGCGTTGTCGTTTTTCTTTTGGCAATTATTTACACGCTGGTTTCAAAATTTACAGGGCTGGCGCCATTTGGTTGGTCGTCGACATTCTTGGCTATCAGTTTTTTTGGGTCGGTGCAGCTTACTTTTTTGGGGCTCATTGGCGAATACATTTACCGCATTTACAAAGAGGTGCAAAAGCGTCCGGTTTACCTGGTAAAGGAGGTTTATGAATAAATTAACCGACATATTAACTGCACAGAATGTGTTTCGCATCAGCCTGTTTGTGGCTGCTGTGATTTTGCTGTCGTTAGCGCCAAAAGCGGCCGTTAATGTCGATGAAATGTTACATTATCCGCATGCAAAACGAGTAGTAAACTGGTATTATACCGGCGGCGAAGATGCATCAAGTCTGAATACTCCTGTTCACAATCTAAAATATTACGGACAATCGGTTGATAACCTCACTGCATTGATCAATCGTGCTTTTTCCATCGAAAATGAATTTCTGACAAGGCATTTTACAGGTGCTGTATTTTTCTTTTTGCTGCTACTTTTTGCCGGTCTTTTGGGAAAAGAAATAAGCAACTCGTATTGGGTGGCAGCAACTGTAGTTTTATCGCTAATGCTCACGCCGCGATTATTCGGACAGGCATTTGGCAACTTAAAAGATATTCCGTTTGCAGCCGGTTATGTTGCAGGCATTTACTTCATCATAAAATACTTAAAACAATTTCCGAAAGTGACCTGGAAAACAGTGATCGGTCTTGGATTGGCCATCGCTTTTACCTGTTCGGTGCGCATTGGCGGATTAATTCTGTTTGCCTACCTGGGATTGGGAATTGTCGTAATCGTTCTTTCGAAGCCTTTTTTACTTAAATATATCGTTTCAACTAAATCTTGTTTTGTAAGGTTAATGGGCCAGTGGCTGGTAATAGTGCTTTCAGGGTATTTCCTCGGACTATTATTCTGGCCCTATGCCTTGCATGACGTGGTGCGTCATCCGATCGAAAGTTTGTCGGTGATGGAGCATTACAAAATCAGTATTAAACAGTTGTTCGAAGGCGAGGTGATCTGGAGTTCATCGCTGCCGTGGCATTACCTCATAAAATGGATTTTGATAGCAACACCCGAGTTTATTTTACTCGGGACTCTATACTTTGTAGCCTTTTTAACCTATAAATTTTCTAAACCGTTAAGCGAACAACTCATTATTGAGTTGTTCGTCTTTTTTACGCTGCTTTTCCCGGTGGTGTATGTAATTGTTATCGGGTCGAACCTCTACAGCGGATTGCGGCAAATGTTGTTTGTAATTCCGGTGATGGTTGTTTTGGCCGTTACTGGTTTGTTTCAGTTAATAAATCTGGAGCTCAGACAGAAGGTAAAAATTCCGGCAGTAGCACTGTTTTTTGTTTTGATGATTTTGCCCTTTCAGCATCAGGCAAAAACTTTTCCGGCAGATTATATTTATTTCAATGCTGTTTCGGGCGGAAATAAAGCTGCCTGGAGTAATTACGAGTACGATTACTATTTCCATGGAATGAAGAAGGCAACGGATTATTTGATCTCCGAAATTGATGATGAAGAAGCGATAGTGGCTATGAATTGCCAGTTGCCAAATTATTTCGAAAAGATATCAAACATTGATTTTCAATATACACGCTACCTCGAGCGAAGTTCTGCAGATTGGGACTATGCACTGTTTGGAGTGAATTATATTCATCCGTATTTACTCAAAAATGACACCTGGCAATCGACTCGAATTGTAAAAACTTTTTACCATAAAGGAAATCCGCTGGTGGTGGTGTTGGAAAGGAAAGAGAAGGATGATTTAAAAGGGATTAACCTTCTGAAACGCCGGAAATGGGATGAAGCCGAAATCTTATTAAAAAAGGAATTGAAAACGGAACCGAATAATGTCTGGATGTTTGTAAATTTGGCGAATTTGAAATTGGCGCAGCGCAAGTATGCCGAGCTTGACGAATTGTTAGAGAGTGGAAGGACAATACATCCTTATTACGAACCGTTGTATTTGCTCGAGGCGCAAAAATTATTCGATCAAGCCAAGTTTGAAGAGAGTTATGCCGTTTTAAACAAGCTGATCGAGGTGAATCCGCGCTACAAAAATGCGGCACCACTATTGCAGAAAGTGAAAGAGAAATTAAATAAGTAATACGAATTTTAAAATTTAGAGAGATGAAAAGAGTAATTGCAATGATCGGATTGTTCATTATGAGTTTACCAACTATGTTGCTTATGGCGCAAGACCAGGGAACATACATTGATAATTTGGGTGCTCAGGACAGTTCGTATTTGGAAGAGGCTCCGCTGACTGGAGCTGAACAAGCTTCAGGATCAAATACCACTGTAATCATTATTGTTGTTGCAGTTGTAGTTATCGCGGCAGCTGTTTTCTTTTTCATGAAGAAAAAGAAAAAGTAATTCGGACAACAAATCTGAATGCAATAAAACCGGCCTTAAACAGACCGGTTTTATTTTTATCGTATTGACTTACTTATATTCTTCGAATGACCGGTACTCCCAGAAGTAACAACTTATAATTGTCTTATCATACGGAAAATCCTTATTCTCCAAATCTTCGAGGAATGAAAAAGGATTCAAAAAAGCCTCCGCTAATGATAAAAAGCTAAAAATGAATTCTTTCCACTAATATAAATCACGAAGTTTAGGGGCCGTCAGTATGAATAATATGTTTGCTGGAAAAGAAGTTGGGAGTAATAAAAACAGACGAATAGATATTCTGAGGTATGTTGTTTTATTCCTTTAGTAACTGAATTTTGTCGATCTCGATGCTAAAGGCCTCTTCCTTTTTATTGCCGATTAGCAGGGCAAACTCCTGAATTTTACCTCCGTCAAAATTAGGCAGATCGAGGGTGCGCCCCCGAAATGATGGGTACATATC comes from uncultured Draconibacterium sp. and encodes:
- a CDS encoding glycosyltransferase family 2 protein yields the protein MKLSVVIPLFNESAVLSLLITEVHQNLVALGEAFEIVCVDDGSTDDTLNQLLQIKSEKKELKVVALSRNFGLQAAIAAGLEYTIGEFVVVMDGDMQDPPELIKELYQKVQETKGDVVSAVRSERGEKLSKRFYINIFHKIFRNISDEKQLEQAGNFCIMSRKAVSAILKFTEHSRYFPGIRNFIGFQHDTIIYDRPERAEGIAKMSSKKLFSLAADAIYSFSKWPIKLCLYLGLLGVVVFLLAIIYTLVSKFTGLAPFGWSSTFLAISFFGSVQLTFLGLIGEYIYRIYKEVQKRPVYLVKEVYE
- a CDS encoding phospholipid carrier-dependent glycosyltransferase; translation: MNKLTDILTAQNVFRISLFVAAVILLSLAPKAAVNVDEMLHYPHAKRVVNWYYTGGEDASSLNTPVHNLKYYGQSVDNLTALINRAFSIENEFLTRHFTGAVFFFLLLLFAGLLGKEISNSYWVAATVVLSLMLTPRLFGQAFGNLKDIPFAAGYVAGIYFIIKYLKQFPKVTWKTVIGLGLAIAFTCSVRIGGLILFAYLGLGIVVIVLSKPFLLKYIVSTKSCFVRLMGQWLVIVLSGYFLGLLFWPYALHDVVRHPIESLSVMEHYKISIKQLFEGEVIWSSSLPWHYLIKWILIATPEFILLGTLYFVAFLTYKFSKPLSEQLIIELFVFFTLLFPVVYVIVIGSNLYSGLRQMLFVIPVMVVLAVTGLFQLINLELRQKVKIPAVALFFVLMILPFQHQAKTFPADYIYFNAVSGGNKAAWSNYEYDYYFHGMKKATDYLISEIDDEEAIVAMNCQLPNYFEKISNIDFQYTRYLERSSADWDYALFGVNYIHPYLLKNDTWQSTRIVKTFYHKGNPLVVVLERKEKDDLKGINLLKRRKWDEAEILLKKELKTEPNNVWMFVNLANLKLAQRKYAELDELLESGRTIHPYYEPLYLLEAQKLFDQAKFEESYAVLNKLIEVNPRYKNAAPLLQKVKEKLNK
- a CDS encoding LPXTG cell wall anchor domain-containing protein; protein product: MKRVIAMIGLFIMSLPTMLLMAQDQGTYIDNLGAQDSSYLEEAPLTGAEQASGSNTTVIIIVVAVVVIAAAVFFFMKKKKK